One genomic segment of Roseovarius sp. EL26 includes these proteins:
- the thyX gene encoding FAD-dependent thymidylate synthase has translation MPLSAEQQAEIDELRSMPQQTLRVVSEGMEKHLYNAHPVLDHGFVRVVDYMGDDAAICQAARVSYGRGTKSVQNDEGLIRYLMRHWHSTPFEMCEVKLHVKLPVFVARQWIRHRTANVNEYSARYSILDREFYIPAADDLAAQSVVNNQGRGEALSGEEAERVLRYLRDDAMRCYDHYEEMISDDGQQGLARELARMNLPANIYTQWYWKVDLHNLLHFLRLRADAHAQYEIRVYAEAMCQIAADWVPAAFRAFEDYRMGGATLSSTALDCVRRMLKGEAVTQETSGMSKGEWREFQGVIEE, from the coding sequence ATGCCATTGAGCGCAGAGCAGCAGGCGGAAATTGATGAATTGCGGTCCATGCCGCAGCAGACCTTGCGGGTGGTGTCGGAGGGGATGGAAAAGCATCTCTATAACGCGCATCCGGTGTTGGATCACGGCTTCGTGCGGGTGGTGGATTACATGGGCGATGACGCCGCGATCTGCCAGGCGGCGCGGGTGTCTTACGGCCGTGGCACCAAGTCGGTGCAAAACGACGAGGGCCTCATTCGGTACCTGATGCGGCACTGGCATTCGACCCCGTTTGAGATGTGCGAGGTTAAGCTGCACGTGAAATTACCGGTGTTTGTGGCGCGGCAATGGATCCGCCACCGGACGGCGAATGTGAACGAATATTCGGCGCGTTATTCCATTCTGGACCGCGAGTTTTACATTCCTGCGGCGGACGATCTGGCGGCGCAATCGGTGGTTAACAATCAGGGCCGGGGCGAAGCGCTGAGCGGCGAAGAGGCCGAACGCGTGCTGCGCTACCTGCGCGATGACGCGATGCGTTGCTATGACCATTACGAGGAGATGATCAGCGATGATGGCCAACAGGGTCTGGCGCGCGAGCTGGCGCGGATGAACCTGCCGGCCAACATCTATACGCAGTGGTATTGGAAGGTCGACCTGCACAATCTGCTGCACTTTTTGCGCCTGCGTGCGGATGCCCATGCGCAATACGAGATCCGGGTCTATGCCGAAGCGATGTGCCAGATTGCCGCCGACTGGGTGCCCGCCGCCTTCCGCGCGTTCGAAGATTACCGCATGGGCGGGGCAACGCTGTCGTCCACCGCCCTCGACTGCGTGCGTCGGATGCTGAAAGGCGAAGCGGTCACGCAGGAAACCTCCGGCATGAGCAAAGGCGAATGGCGCGAGTTTCAGGGCGTGATTGAGGAGTGA